The following proteins are co-located in the Larimichthys crocea isolate SSNF unplaced genomic scaffold, L_crocea_2.0 scaffold97, whole genome shotgun sequence genome:
- the mtg2 gene encoding mitochondrial ribosome-associated GTPase 2 codes for MLATLTRVKSARWLSPDILLGHMLRQEVRGRNELSPLGLGSCLQVWRRKVAGGVRDVSTSCTLCAKGRGNPNKTEKLSEKKLTRHFVDHRRVKLVAGSGGKGVCSFHSEPRKEWGGPDGGNGGDGGSIIIKADRFVKSLAQIVPIYRAEHGQSGGNKNCYGRNGSSTYISVPLGTVVKEQGQIVVDLSEHGQEYLAVYGGVGGKGNRFFLSNENRAPMTATPGMEGQERVLQLELRTMAHAGLVGFPNAGKSSLLRAISNARPAVAAYPFTTLNPHVGIVKYRDHEQVAVADIPGIIRGAHLNRGLGISFLRHIERCRFLLFVLDLSAPEPWIQLEHLRYELDQYERGLSQRPQAIIANKMDLPEAQEKLETLKSLVTQRVIPVSALTGQNTEELILHLRQLYDGYLQGESSEEGKATKW; via the exons ATGTTGGCGACGTTGACCAGAGTTAAAAGCGCTCGGTGGCTTTCTCCGGACATACTTTTAGGACACATGTTAAGACAAGAGGTCAGAGGAAGAAACGAGTTGAGCCCGCTCGGGCTCGGTTCTTGTCTCCAGGTGTGGAGGCGGAAAGTCGCCGGAGGTGTCCGAGATGTCAGCACCTCCTGCACGCTGTGCGCCAAAGGCCGAGGAAACCCGAACAAGACCGAGAAGCTGTCGGAGAAGAAGCTA ACCCGTCACTTTGTGGACCATCGCCGCGTGAAGCTGGTGGCTGGCTCAGGCGGTAAAGGGGTCTGCAGCTTTCACAGTGAACCCCGAAAAGAGTGGGGTGGACCGGACGGAGGgaatggaggtgatggaggaagCATCATTATCAAGG CCGATCGGTTCGTCAAATCATTGGCGCAGATAGTTCCAATTTACAGGGCAGAACATGGGCAGTCAGGAGGCAACAAGAACTGTTACGGCAGGAATGGCAGCTCAACCTACATTTCT GTACCATTAGGCACTGTGGTGAAGGAACAGGGACAGATAGTAGTAGACCTCTCTGAGCATGGCCAGGAGTATTTGGCTGTATATGGAGGCGTCGGTGGGAAGGGGAATCGATTCTTCCTGTCCAATGAGAACCGTGCCCCAATGACAGCAACTCCAGGAATGGAGGGCCAGGAGAGGGTCCTTCAGCTGGAGCTCCGCACCATGGCCCATGCTGGACTG GTGGGGTTTCCTAATGCTGGAAAATCATCATTGCTGAGAGCCATCTCCAATGCCAGGCCTGCTGTGGCCGCTTACCCTTTTACAACACTCAACCCACATGTAGGAATTGTCAAGTACAGGGATCACGAACAAGTTGCAG TTGCTGACATCCCAGGCATCATTCGAGGAGCTCACCTAAATCGAGGCTTGGGCATCTCTTTTCTCCGCCACATAGAGCGCTGTCGtttcctcctctttgttctcGACCTGTCTGCTCCGGAGCCCTGGATCCAGCTCGAGCACTTGCGTTATGAACTGGACCAGTATGAGCGTGGTCTGTCCCAGCGGCCTCAGGCCATCATAGCCAACAAAATGGACCTACCTGAGGCCCAGGAGAAGCTAGAGACTCTAAAGAGCCTTGTCACCCAGCGGGTCATCCCCGTGTCGGCTCTCACAGGACAGAACACAGAGGAACTAATCCTTCACCTCAGACAGCTGTATGACGGCTACCTTCAAGGAGAAAGCAGTGAGGAGGGCAAGGCCACTAAGTGGTAG